In a genomic window of Pseudomonas sp. TH06:
- a CDS encoding glycine zipper domain-containing protein, with protein MRLTLPALVLGLFVAQGAMAAGDGTAALGGGLGGALGNVVGQKMGGSTGAAIGAGVAGAAGSAMAARKGSRTKAAIGGGVGAAGGSVIGNSLGGRTGATIGAGLGGAAGGAVGSNLSKGHKRH; from the coding sequence ATGCGTTTAACACTGCCTGCTTTGGTTCTGGGGCTCTTCGTTGCTCAAGGTGCGATGGCTGCTGGTGACGGCACCGCAGCGCTGGGCGGTGGTCTGGGTGGTGCGCTGGGTAACGTGGTCGGCCAGAAAATGGGCGGCAGTACCGGTGCCGCGATTGGCGCTGGCGTTGCAGGCGCAGCGGGTAGTGCGATGGCGGCACGTAAAGGCAGTCGAACCAAGGCAGCCATCGGTGGCGGTGTCGGCGCGGCCGGCGGTTCGGTGATCGGCAACAGCCTCGGCGGCAGGACCGGCGCGACCATTGGTGCAGGCCTGGGCGGCGCGGCTGGCGGTGCGGTGGGCAGCAACCTGTCGAAAGGTCACAAGCGTCACTGA